One segment of Cinclus cinclus chromosome 30, bCinCin1.1, whole genome shotgun sequence DNA contains the following:
- the TARBP2 gene encoding LOW QUALITY PROTEIN: RISC-loading complex subunit TARBP2 (The sequence of the model RefSeq protein was modified relative to this genomic sequence to represent the inferred CDS: deleted 1 base in 1 codon) — MSEEGAGGARRSGGAFPSLEQMVAASPGKTPISLLQEYGTRLGRTPGYDLLKAEGQAHQPNFTFRVTLGDISCTGQGPSKKAAKHKAAEVALRLLRGGGAMLEPLEHSSPFPPEPPTEPGPAAAPPAPAAPPPSPRVPPLEMKTPVSPPQSECNPVGALQELVVQKGWRLPEYTVTQESGPAHRKEFTMTCRVERFVEIGSGTSKKLAKRNAAAKMLVRIHNVPMEPRDGSEAEGEEDQFNMVLGTRLEGLRGRAPGCTWDSLRNSAGEKLGQLRSRGAAPAPGGACALLQELSEEQSFAISYLDIDALSLSGLHQCLVELSTQPTTVCHGAAPSRDGARAQAARNALQYLRIMAGGK, encoded by the exons ATGAGCGAGGAGGGGGCGGGCGGGGCCCGGCGGAGCGGCGGCGCCTTCCCCAG cctggagcagatGGTGGCCGCCAGCCCCGGGAAGACGCCCATCAGCCTCCTGCAGGAGTATGGGACTCGCTTAGGACGCACCCCCGGCTACGACCTGCTCAAGGCCGAGGGCCAGGCCCACCAGCCCAACTTCACCTTCCGCGTCACCCTCGGGGACATCAGCTGCACCG gacagggtccCAGCAAGAAGGCGGCGAAGCACAAGGCGGCCGAGGTGGCCCTGAGGCTGCTCAGAGGG GGGGGGGCCATGCTGGAGCCCCTGGAGCACAg ctctcctttccccccagagcccccgacagagcccggccccgccgcggcccccccagcccccgccgcgccgcccccctCACCCAG GGTCCCCCCCCTGGAGATGAAGACGCCGGTGTCCCCCCCCCAGTCCGAGTGTAACCCCgtgggggctctgcag GAGCTGGTGGTGCAGAAGGGCTGGCGCCTGCCCGAGTACACGGTGACTCAGGAGTCGGGGCCGGCGCACCGCAAGGAGTTCACCATGACCTGCCGCGTGGAGAGATTCGTGGAGATCG gcaGCGGCACCTCCAAGAAGCTGGCGAAGCGCAACGCGGCCGCCAAGATGCTGGTGCGGATCCACAACGTGCCCATGGAGCCGCGGGACGGCAGCGAGGCCGAGGGCGAGGAGGACCAGTTCAACATggtactgggga CCCGGCTGGAGGGGCTGCGGGGCCGCGCCCCCGGCTGCACCTGGGACTCCCTGCGCAACTCGGCGGGCGAGAAGCTGGGCCAGCTGCGGAGCCGGGGGGCGGCCCCCGCGCCGGGAGGGGCCTGCGCGCTCCTGCAGGAGCTCTCGGAAGAGCAGAGCTTCGCCATCAGCTACCTCGACATCG ACGCTCTGAGCCTCAGCGGGCTGCACCAGTGCCTGGTGGAGCTCTCCACGCAGCCGACCACCGTGTGCCACGGGGCCGCCCCTTCCCGCGACGGCGCCCGCGCCCAGGCCGCCCGCAACGCGCTGCAGTACCTGCGCATCATGGCCGGGGGCAAGTGA
- the MAP3K12 gene encoding mitogen-activated protein kinase kinase kinase 12, whose product MACLHETRTPSPSLALPSDGTPEQELTPTQCVLRDVLPAPSAPPEAWPRRGGTRPPELGPEAAGPLAADAAHLRCQAGGGFLEGLFGCLKPVWSMIGKAYAAEHKHPPEDPWEVPFEEILDLQWVGSGAQGAVFLGRFHGEEVAVKKVRDLKETDIKHLRKLKHPNIITFKGVCTQAPCYCIIMEFCAQGQLYEVLRAGRKVTPSLLVDWSMGIAGGMNYLHLHKIIHRDLKSPNMLITYDDVVKISDFGTSKELIDKSTKMSFAGTVAWMAPEVIRNEPVSEKVDIWSFGVVLWELLTGEIPYKDVDSSAIIWGVGSNSLHLPVPSSCPDGFKVLLRQCWNSKPRNRPSFRQILLHLDIASADVLSTPQETYFKSQAEWREEVKLHFEKIKSEGTCLHRLEEELINRRREELRHALDIREHYERKLERANNLYMELSALMLQLELKEKELLRREQALEKRYPGLFKPRVPRGLLHGNAVETLIKKRNVPQKLSPHGKRPDILKPEVLLPKLDAAMTQVALPGCPKGPPSPGRSRRAKGRHRKAGPRGGCGEPGPEAGTPRGPPATAASPDILGGTLEAAGAPPATVPDVGPEGATGTQGSPPPQPPTPGEPERESGAGRGGKGGAGQHLTPAALLYRAAVTRGQKRGVSSEEEEGEVDSEVELPLRQRWPPGMSKRQSLSTFSSENFSDGDGDEGHTSEPSHSATPDVGSTNTDERPDDRSEDLLSQGSEIPLDAAPSEGPGRRHGGLSPTKVSEDSDCDSAELDHSGSGEGPPRPTAPPGL is encoded by the exons ATGGCCTGCCTGCACGAGACCCGCACTCCGTCGCCGTCGCTGGCGCTGCCGTCGGACGGGACCCCCGAGCAGGAGCTGACCCCCACCCAGTGCGTCCTGCGAGACGtcctgcccgcccccagcgcCCCCCCCGAGGCCTGGCCCCGCCGGGGGGGGACCCGGCCCCCCGAGCTCGGCCCCGAGGCCGCGGGGCCGCTGGCGGCCGATGCCGCCCACCTGCGCTGCCAGGCCGGGGGGGGGTTCCTGGAGGGGCTCTTCGGGTGCCTGAAGCCCGTGTGGAGCATGATCGGGAAAGCGTACGCGGCAGAGCACAAACACCCGCCCGAGg ACCCCTGGGAGGTGCCGTTCGAGGAGATCCTGGACCTGCAGTGGGTGGGCAGCGGGGCGCAGGGCGCCGTGTTCCTGGGCCGCTTCCACGGCGAGGAGGTGGCCGTGAAGAAGGTGCGGGACCTCAAGGAGACCGACATCAAACACCTGCGCAAGCTCAAGCACCCCAACATCATCACCTTCAA GGGCGTGTGCACCCAGGCCCCCTGTTACTGCATCATCATGGAGTTCTGCGCCCAGGGCCAGCTCTACGAGGTGCTGCGCGCCGGCCGCAAGGTCACCCCGTCCCTGCTGGTGGATTGGTCCATGGGCATCGCCGGCGGCATGAACTACCTGCACCTGCACAAGATCATCCACCGCGACCTCAAGTCGCCCAA CATGCTCATCACCTATGACGACGTGGTGAAGATCTCGGACTTCGGCACCTCCAAGGAACTCATCGACAAGAGCACCAAGATGTCGTTTGCCGGCACCGTGGCCTGGATGGCCCCCGAGGTGATCCGCAACGAGCCCGTGTCCGAGAAGGTGGACATCTG GTCCTTCGGGgtggtgctgtgggagctgctgacGGGAGAGATCCCCTACAAGGACGTGGACTCGTCGGCCATAATCTGGGGCGTGGGCAGCAACAGCCTCCACCTGCCCGTCCCCTCCAGCTGCCCCGACGGCTTCAAGGTGCTGCTGCGCCAGTGCTG GAACAGCAAACCCCGGAACCGGCCGTCCTTCCGCCAGATCCTGCTGCACCTGGACATCGCCTCGGCCGACGTCCTGTCCACCCCCCAGGAGACCTACTTCAAATCCCAG GCCGAGTGGCGGGAGGAGGTGAAGCTGCACTTCGAGAAGATCAAGTCGGAGGGGACGTGTCTGCACCGGCTGGAGGAGGAGCTGATCAACCGCCGGCGCGAGGAGCTGCG GCACGCGCTGGACATCCGGGAGCACTACGAGCGGAAGCTGGAGCGAGCCAACAACCTCTACATGGAGCTCAGCGCTctcatgctgcagctggagctcaaggagaaggagctgctcaG GCGGGAGCAGGCGCTGGAGAAGCGCTACCCCGGGCTCTTCAAGCCGCGGGTGCCGCGGGGGCTCCTGCACGGCAACGCCGTCGAGACCCTCATCAAGAAGCGCAACGTGCCCCAGAAACTCTCGCCCCACGGCAAGCG CCCCGACATCCTGAAGCCGGAGGTGCTGCTGCCCAAGCTGGACGCGGCCATGACTCAGGTGGCCCTGCCGGGGTGTCCCAAGGGTCCCCCGTCCCCCGGGCGCAGCCGTCGGGCCAAGGGCCGCCACCGCAAAGCGGGGCCCCGGGGGGGCTGCGGGGAGCCGGGACCCGAGGCCGGAACCCCCCGGGGTCCCCCCGCCaccgccgccagccccgacaTCCTCGGGGGCACCCTGGAGGCCGCGGGTGCCCCCCCGGCCACGGTACCTGATGTGGGACCCGAGGGGGCAACGGGCACCCAAGGGTCCCCCCCGCCGCAGCCCCCCACTCCCGGGGAGCCTGAACGGGAGAGCGGGGCCGGCCggggagggaaagggggggCCGGGCAGCACCTGACCCCCGCGGCTCTGCTGTACCGGGCGGCCGTCACCCGCGGGCAG aaACGGGGGGTCTCgtcggaggaggaggagggtgaagTGGACAGCGAGGTGGAGCTGCCGCTGCGGCAGAG GTGGCCCCCGGGGATGAGCAAGCGCCAGTCGCTGTCCACCTTCAGCTCGGAGAACTTTTCGGACGGGGACGGCGACGAGGGCCACACGAGCGAGCCGTCGCACAGTGCCACCCCCGACGTGGGCAGCACCAACACGGACGAGCGCCCCGATGACCGCTCCGAGGatctgctgtcccagggctccgAGATCCCGCTGGACGCGGCCCCCTCCGAGGGGCCCGGCCGCCGGCATGGGGGGCTCAGCCCCACCAAG GTCTCCGAGGACTCGGACTGTGACAGTGCAGAGCTGGACCACTCAGGCAGCGGCGAGGGCCCCCCCCGGCCCACAGCCCCCCCGGGCCTGTGA